The Candidatus Omnitrophota bacterium DNA window AATATACCATGGCAAATATGGAGAAGCCCCCAACTATAACCCACTTGCGGTCTATCTTGTCCGATAATATTCCAAATGGGAAAGATAGCGCTGAATACGATATATTGTATACGACATATGCCAGTATAACAAGCGAGATTGAAAGGCCTATATCCTTTGAGCGAATGATAAGAAAAGCATCGCTCGAATTCCCAATGGCAAATATGGATGAGATCAGGATGAATTTTTTAAATTTGGGACAGACACCATTTTTCCAAATATCGATCCGGGAAAAATGGTGTCTGTCCCTATTTTCAGCGACTTTAGGCTTCTCTTTTAGAAATAGCAAGAGTACCACGACAGCTAAAATGGCGGGTATAAACGCTATTAGAAATACCTGGCGTATATTATCCTTTAATATGGCCAGGAGCCAAAGCGCCAGTATAGGGCCAAGGCATGCCCCCAGAGTATCCATAGCCCTATGAAAGCCGAATGCCTTTCCGCGGTATTCAATAGCGGTCGAATCAGCCAAAAGAGCGTCGCGCGGCGACGTCCTTATGCCCTTGCCTAACCTGTCGACAAAACGCGCAAAAAATACCATGGGCCACGCATAGGCAAGAAACAGAAGAAGCTTGCCTATCGATGACAAGAAATACCCGAACGTAACGAATGGCTGGCGTCTGCGAAACCGGTCCGAAAGCCACCCTGAAAAAACTTTCATTAAACTGGCTGTGGCTTCAGCCGCGCCCTCGATCAGCCCCATTATGGCAACCGGCGCGCCAAGAATACTGGTCAGAAATATAGGGATTATGGGATATAACATCTCGGATGAGATGTCTGTGAAGAAGCTTGTAATGCTTAATACTATGATATTTTTATTCAGCCCTTTGAAGAGGCCGTTTTTTCTCATGCGTCCTTACTTTTTTTGACTTTGGCCGTGCCCCGGATATCGTATTCATCCTCTATCTCCCCTACTATCTCTTCTAAGATATCCTCAAGCGTTACCAGGCCTTCTACCACACCTTTCATATCGAGCACAATGGCAAGGTGAGTGTGCCCTTTTTGAAAATCTTTTAATAGGTCTATGACTTTTTTTGAACCGGGAACGAACGCAGGCGGATAAAGGATATCCTGTAGGACTATCAGGCCCTTATTCACAGATAGCGTCAAAAGATCCTTCATATTTATTACACCGATAATATTATTCTCTTTTTCCTTGTAGACAGGGAGCCTGGAATAGCCGGATTCGAGTACCCTATCGATTATATCGTCGACGTTCGCGTTTATGTCTATCATGACCATTTCGCTCTTAGGCTTCATTACACTTCTGACAACAGTCTCGCTTAAATCGAATACCTTTGTCAGCATCCTAAGTTTTTCTTTATGGAGAACCCCCTCCTCTTCGCCTACTTTTATGAGAGCTTTGATCTCTTCTTCCGTAACCAGTGAATCTTTAGCTTGGGGCTTGCCGCCCAGAAGATTCACAATAAAATTTGTTATAACTCCAAGGATCTTGACCACCGGTGACAGCAAGTTTATCAGCACTTTAATGGGCCTGGCCAGTCTTGTTGCTAATCTGTCGGAATTGCGAACCGCGAATGTTTTTGCTGATACTTCCGAAACAATAATTAAAAACGAGACTATGGCTGTTGCCGCCGGAACTACCCAATTTTTTTCTCCAGCAAAATGTATCATTATAGCTGTAACTAAGGATGCTATAAGAGCGCCTACTATGTTATTAGCTACCAGTA harbors:
- a CDS encoding MFS transporter; this encodes MRKNGLFKGLNKNIIVLSITSFFTDISSEMLYPIIPIFLTSILGAPVAIMGLIEGAAEATASLMKVFSGWLSDRFRRRQPFVTFGYFLSSIGKLLLFLAYAWPMVFFARFVDRLGKGIRTSPRDALLADSTAIEYRGKAFGFHRAMDTLGACLGPILALWLLAILKDNIRQVFLIAFIPAILAVVVLLLFLKEKPKVAENRDRHHFSRIDIWKNGVCPKFKKFILISSIFAIGNSSDAFLIIRSKDIGLSISLVILAYVVYNISYSALSFPFGILSDKIDRKWVIVGGFSIFAMVYLGFGLYATRFTVWVLFAVYGFYMAMTDGVSKAYIADMVPAESRATAIGLYYCATGILVLLASVIAGLLWTYVGASAPFVYGAITAGISAILCVFLL
- a CDS encoding hemolysin family protein, encoding MKLLEFIILIILVLLAAITAASEISVIAANKVKLRRRAAEGSKTAKTLLNILQAPEKFFGTILVANNIVGALIASLVTAIMIHFAGEKNWVVPAATAIVSFLIIVSEVSAKTFAVRNSDRLATRLARPIKVLINLLSPVVKILGVITNFIVNLLGGKPQAKDSLVTEEEIKALIKVGEEEGVLHKEKLRMLTKVFDLSETVVRSVMKPKSEMVMIDINANVDDIIDRVLESGYSRLPVYKEKENNIIGVINMKDLLTLSVNKGLIVLQDILYPPAFVPGSKKVIDLLKDFQKGHTHLAIVLDMKGVVEGLVTLEDILEEIVGEIEDEYDIRGTAKVKKSKDA